Proteins found in one Streptococcus mitis genomic segment:
- the pdxS gene encoding pyridoxal 5'-phosphate synthase lyase subunit PdxS yields MTENRYELNKNLAQMLKGGVIMDVQNPEQARIAEAAGAAAVMALERIPADIRAAGGVSRMSDPKMIKEIQEAVSIPVMAKVRIGHFVEAQILEAIEIDYIDESEVLSPADDRFHVDKKEFQVPFVCGAKDLGEALRRIAEGASMIRTKGEPGTGDIVQAVRHMRMMNQEIRRIQNLREDELYVAAKDLQVPVELVQYVHEHGKLPVVNFAAGGVATPADAALMMQLGAEGVFVGSGIFKSGDPVKRASAIVKAVTNFRNPQILAQISEDLGEAMVGINENEIQILMAERGK; encoded by the coding sequence ATGACTGAAAATCGTTATGAACTAAATAAAAACTTGGCACAGATGCTCAAGGGTGGGGTTATCATGGACGTTCAGAACCCTGAACAAGCCCGTATTGCAGAGGCCGCTGGTGCGGCAGCTGTGATGGCCTTGGAGCGGATTCCGGCTGATATTCGTGCAGCTGGTGGGGTTTCTCGCATGAGTGACCCAAAGATGATTAAGGAAATTCAAGAAGCAGTTAGCATTCCAGTGATGGCCAAGGTCAGAATCGGGCATTTTGTTGAAGCTCAGATTTTAGAGGCTATTGAGATTGACTATATCGATGAGAGTGAAGTTTTATCTCCAGCAGACGACCGTTTCCATGTGGACAAAAAAGAATTCCAAGTTCCTTTTGTCTGTGGAGCCAAGGATTTGGGAGAAGCCTTGCGTCGTATTGCTGAAGGAGCTTCTATGATTCGTACCAAAGGAGAACCGGGTACTGGGGATATCGTCCAAGCTGTTCGTCATATGCGTATGATGAATCAGGAAATTCGTCGTATTCAAAACTTACGCGAGGACGAACTTTATGTTGCTGCCAAGGACTTGCAAGTCCCTGTAGAATTGGTTCAATACGTCCATGAGCATGGAAAATTGCCAGTTGTAAACTTTGCGGCTGGAGGCGTTGCAACGCCAGCAGATGCTGCGCTGATGATGCAATTAGGGGCAGAAGGTGTATTTGTCGGTTCAGGTATTTTCAAGTCAGGCGATCCTGTTAAACGAGCAAGTGCTATTGTTAAGGCTGTGACTAACTTCCGTAATCCTCAAATCCTAGCTCAAATCTCTGAAGATTTAGGAGAAGCCATGGTTGGTATCAATGAAAATGAAATCCAAATCCTCATGGCAGAGCGAGGAAAATAG
- the pdxT gene encoding pyridoxal 5'-phosphate synthase glutaminase subunit PdxT has protein sequence MKIGILALQGAFAEHEKVLDQLGVDSVEIRNLEDFQKSRSDLSGLILPGGESTTMGKLLREQDMLIPIRETILSGLPVFGTCAGLILLAKEITSQEESHLGTMDMVVERNAYGRQLGSFYTEAECKGVGQIPMTFIRGPIISSVGEDVEILATVDNQIVAAQEKNMLVTSFHPELTDDVRLHQYFINMCKEKS, from the coding sequence ATGAAAATCGGAATATTGGCCTTGCAAGGGGCCTTTGCAGAACATGAAAAAGTGCTAGATCAATTAGGTGTCGATAGTGTTGAAATCAGAAATTTAGAAGATTTTCAGAAATCTCGGAGTGATTTATCGGGTTTGATATTACCTGGTGGGGAATCTACAACCATGGGCAAGCTTTTACGTGAGCAGGACATGCTGATTCCTATTCGAGAAACTATTCTATCTGGATTACCAGTGTTTGGGACCTGTGCGGGTTTAATTTTGCTGGCTAAGGAAATTACTTCTCAGGAAGAGAGTCATCTAGGAACTATGGATATGGTGGTCGAGCGAAATGCCTATGGGCGCCAACTAGGGAGTTTCTATACGGAAGCAGAATGTAAGGGAGTCGGTCAGATTCCAATGACTTTTATTCGCGGTCCGATTATCAGTAGTGTTGGAGAAGATGTAGAAATTCTAGCAACAGTTGATAATCAAATCGTTGCAGCCCAAGAAAAAAATATGCTGGTAACCTCTTTTCATCCTGAATTGACTGATGATGTGCGCTTGCACCAGTACTTTATCAATATGTGTAAAGAAAAAAGTTGA
- the trhA gene encoding PAQR family membrane homeostasis protein TrhA: protein MNTSLKLSKQLSFGEEIANSVTHAVGAVIMLILLPISSTYSYEAHGFLSSIGVSIFVISLFLMFLSSTIYHSMAYGSTHKYVLRIIDHSMIYVAIAGSYTPVVLTLMNNWFGYLIIAIQWGTTIFGILYKIFAKKVNEKFSLALYLIMGWLVLAIIPAIISQTTPIFWSLMVTGGLCYTVGAGFYAKKKPYFHMIWHLFILAASALQYIAIVYYM from the coding sequence ATGAACACTAGTCTTAAACTCAGCAAACAACTCAGTTTTGGAGAGGAGATTGCTAATAGTGTGACCCATGCTGTAGGTGCAGTCATCATGCTCATCTTACTCCCCATTTCATCCACCTATAGTTATGAAGCACACGGATTTTTATCCTCTATCGGCGTTTCCATTTTCGTTATCAGTCTCTTTCTTATGTTTCTATCATCCACTATTTATCACTCTATGGCCTATGGTTCGACCCATAAATATGTCTTGCGGATCATCGACCATTCAATGATTTATGTGGCTATCGCAGGTTCTTACACGCCGGTCGTATTGACTTTGATGAATAACTGGTTTGGTTATCTGATTATTGCCATCCAGTGGGGAACGACCATTTTTGGTATTCTCTATAAAATCTTTGCTAAAAAAGTCAATGAGAAATTTAGCCTTGCTCTTTACCTGATTATGGGCTGGTTGGTTTTAGCTATCATTCCTGCCATTATCAGTCAAACAACGCCAATTTTCTGGAGTCTCATGGTAACTGGCGGACTTTGTTATACAGTTGGAGCTGGATTTTACGCCAAGAAGAAACCTTATTTCCACATGATTTGGCATCTTTTTATCCTAGCCGCATCTGCCCTCCAATACATCGCCATTGTTTATTACATGTAA